The stretch of DNA tgtgtgcgtgtgcaagcGAAGGGGTGGAGCGtggagtgaagagggaagaggatgTGAACAATAAAAGGGATGCGACGGATAGTTTGAAAAAGAGCTGAGAAAAGCGTTGAAGGCAAACGCGAGGAGACGGATGATGTAGAACCGAGAGAAACGTACAAACGAGCAAGGCAACAAGACAGGCTCCATAAGAGAAGTAAGGCAACACACGCTAAATTAGAGAGACGAACACACGTGTAAAATGCACGataacacgcacacagccttccgcacacacgcacacagaagcgagagaaggagagatgaCAAacacagtcacacacacatacacacacacacacacgcacacatacgtcGCCAATATACGAGCAGTCCTCACCGCCCACTCACACGAACATTGCGGGGATATGCCCCCATCAGCCGTCCATCCATTCACCACGCATCACCTGAACACTCCGATCAAGGCGCTGTAAAACAGAGAGTCCGCGGGGGAGATGCATATTTATATGGTCGACCACAACCTTCAAGGAGAAGGACACTTTGACGCACCCACTCCGGTGCAGggacacacaagcacaccaaCACAACAATACAAGTGCCAAAGGCGCCTACTGAGAGAGAATAGCTAAgtgggaaaagaaagagagcaataAGACTGAGAGAAGTACAAGATGATTCTCTGACCAGTGTATACGCCGGAGCTCATCAAGGCCTTCCCTCCAGTCGCGCTGGCCACTGCTCCGCGACCATCGACATAACCACCGTCTTCAGCGTCACCAGAAGCTCGGCACACTCGACGGGAGCCTTCCTTTCGAAAtattctctcttcccccttttccgctTATTCcgccctcttttcgctttcgGCTGTATTGCTTCCCCATCCCTCTGGTTTGCGTCACTTTCCTTCCTTTCGTTTGTCAGGCTTTCTCATCTTAAGTGGTTATGGccacgcgcagctccacctgcaCGTTACCCTTGTgccactgtgtgtgtgtgtgtttgtgggtgtgggtgtgggtatGCTCAATTTGTTCGCTACTTGAGCatgcccacccacacccacacacacacacacacctaaaACTCCACACAGTTTTTCGAGGTCCTACATGCGCACTCCTTTCCTCCCGATCACCTGTCCGCCTTCGCTACGATCCAGCCACTCAATGGCCCGACACCGCCGCATCTTACTGGCGGGGCTGCTGGCCTGACTGCTGCATcatgtactgctgctgcatcgccatcatgtgctgctgcgcgtacGGGTTCGCCTGCGGGTAGCCGGTCGGAGCGAAGTTGCCGCCGTAGTAGCCCATGTTCGCAGCGGGGTTCGCGcccggcggcgcggcgttgtaggggcgctggcgctggttTCCCGACGCGGCGAGCGCAACCTTCAGGCGCTTGTTCAGGATGTTGAACCCGTTCAGCTCGTtcaccgcctgctgcgcgGACGCAGCGGAGCAGTACTTCACAAAGCCGTAGCCGCGGCTCTGGCGCGTCTCGCGGTCGCACACTATCTTGACAGTCTCGATGGGGCCATAGCGCTCGAacagctggcggagctgcatctcatcgacggtggtggggatATAGTTCACCATCAGGTTGCGCAGTGCCTCCGGCTCAGGGTTGtacacctgctgctgcgagggcatctgctgctgctgaggaggaggggccaTGTGCTGCGccattttttgttttttcgcACGGTTAACCTTTTGTAGCACGTCAACGTCCAGTGAAGCACAAATTGGGTAAGAAAAAAACggcggagaggcagagaagacgtAAGCGAGAAGCTACAGGCGGTGTAAGACGCTGCTaaggaagaaagggagaacgAGAAGGGTATGTCGATCGGGAGACTCTTGGCGAGATGAGGTGAGCCGACAACGAGATGAGAAGGAAGAGCTCTTCTGTGAAGGGTCCCCTACTTGCGTCTGTGTGAGAGAGTTCGGAAGTGGGTCTGTGTGGGGGGTAGAGAAGTCAAGACACGAAAGAATACGTGTGTGAAAGAGACAGGGGGGAGACAATCGCTGAGGAAGgtgaaaaggaggaaaatgAAACGAGAGTAAGAGGACAgtgcgagaagaggagaaggaagaacaAAGAAGGCGAGAAAAATCTGCGTTGGTCACAATGTATGCAggcatgtgtgggtgtgtgggggtgtgtgggtgattCCGGGGGAAAAATGATGATATGGGTAGAGACGTTGGTGATGGAAGAGCGGAAAAGAGagtagagaaggagaaaaaaaaaagcgaagtGCATTTGTGGAGAGAAAATGAGTAGACGCAACAAGCACTCGCACAGAGCAAAAAGTGGCCTGCCTCGCGAAAAAGCCCTCAGGGAGACAGCTGAAGTTGACTccatcgaggaggaaggggaggcaAAGGGCACCGCGTCGCGTAGTCGTGAACGTAACCGTTCTTTGAGGGCATGTCGggagcaagaagaagaagagtcGCATTGGACTATTTTTCCCGACCGCCGATCCCTCCCATATGCATTCTTCAGCCAAGGCTGCAACGCCACTCGACACGCTATTGGAAAGGAGGAAGCGCAGGGCTCACATCTGACGCAGTACCCCCTCCACTTGAGGAAGGGTGCAGTAAGGGGTTGTACATGGTCAGCAGAACGTACAAGTCACACGAACAAAAGGgaagtgtgtgggtgtgtgtggggggggggggggtagaacGTACTAATCATAGCAGCTGTAGCAGATGAATTCGAAAAAGTAAGgcaagagagacacgcacagaaaccccacagagacacagacactTGGGCGAGCGTGGGCCGCGCAAACGCGCTCTTCAGGAAGAGCGGCGTAAGGGGTGAAAAAGAAGAACGGAATACGAGGAGGATACAGGAATGGCTGAGAatcggcgacgacgacaagagaaataaggagagagagtgtaACCGCCTATGTGCACACAGGCGCCGATGCAGGATAACGCATCGCCAAAACCTGCTAGAGTGGTGTCCATATCTATTGTGTTTTGCCTTTCCCTCTGTGATCTCAGACTGCCCAGGGTGACACAATTCAATTTTTGTGGCTCGCCCCGCTCCAGCTCCATCCCCCCTACCGCACTCCAAGGTGCCCTCATCACTGGGGGCTAGCATGCAGCGAAAAGCGCACTACGCACTCGCGTGCTTTCATCAACGCCTCTCGTTCTggaaagcgagcgagagcacCGCTACCCGGCGCCGGGGCGGCCTCGATAACTGGAGACAAAAGTACCAGATATTCTAGCATCCTTGGCAAGTCTATAACACCCTCTGCCGTAGAGGAAGTGGGTCGTACGGTGCTGCCAGTACTGCTGCAGATGGAGTCGTTGGAGCAGCCACACACGTATGCTCCGCCTGACGGCAATGGTGAAGAGTCAGCATCAATCTGAGCAATAAGCAAGCGAAGTAACTCAGCAAGAGACTCAGCCTCGAAGCGGCACGGTCGATATTCCTTCCCTGCCAACGCAGCGGAAAAGCCTTGGGAAGTGTCGTCTGACCTTTCACGTTCCGCCGTGGGGCTGCTCAAGTAAATCAtacgctgcagctgctcagccATCCAGGTGACGATCGCCGCGTCAGTGCGGTCGCTTGCGGCCATAGCGGTGGTGTGACTCGTCATGCCGGCGCTTGTACGATCAGCGCGCAGAGGGTGGAAAAAGAGATGCCCGAGCCGGCGCAACACGTGTCGCGCGAGCAGTCGACGATGTATCCGGTCCGCGTCAGCCGTCTTGCCCAGGCATTGAGCCTCACGTTGCTCACACCGTAGGAGGCGCTCCAACAAGTGCGAGCCCTCTTGCTGAAGAACTGGGTACAACAGGGCATGGAGAGATGAAACATAGGTGCAAGATGAAGGTGAAGCAGAGAGTTGGACAGCAGACGTCGTCGCGGCGGGGAAGTCGACGGACATCTGCGCGAAACGCACCAGACTCCCTTCGTCCTCGTACGCGAAGTGAAACCCTGCTacccggcagcagcacagcacgcTGCTCTCCACTACATCCACTGTCAGTGTTATTAGGTAGTAGAGCAGCGACAAGGCAGCCGCCTCTATTGGCTGAGGAAGGGAACGGAGCTCGCGGCGAAGCGTCAGCGATGAGAAGGTGAGTGTGCGAGGCGACGTACCTGGCGGGGCGACCACCATAACATCCACGAAGGTGCTGATGGCGTACAGATTGGCGCTGAGCAACTGAGCGTACGAAGACCGCCTTGATGCCTCGCGTCGCTCTGTCTTcggtggcgaaggtgcgGATGCCTGGAGTACATCGGGCGGCGGCAAGGTGTGAAGAAAGGCCGCTGCATCTGCCAAAAAAGCGTCCTCAGCTGCCGCGTCATCTGGCGTCCCTGTAACCGCCACCGATGGGCGCGTACGCATCCACGCCAAGAAACGCTCGTGCGCCTCCACAAGCCTGTGCAGTCGCAGAAGAAGTGCCCGGGCCACGTATGGAGCCGATACCTCCTGCTTGGGAGCGGGGGAATCAACACTTGAGCTGTGCGACTGCCCCATACAAAGCAAGCGTCGAACGCAGGCCACCAACTCTGCAGTACTCATCTCCTCTACGCATGAAGAGGAATCAGCATCGACCGTGAGAGCGACATGGGCCAGATGAAACACGTGTAGAACGCTGAGAACTGACCAGCTTGTCTCGTTGCCGTCACGAGTGGTGGCGCTTACGGCTTCCATTGATTTCAGTCCACTACTCTCTGCAGCAGTCGTCGCCGCTGACAACACCCTCGGTGCTTGATCAGACGTCTCGGATGAAGTCGTGAGGCTGGCGCACAACTAAAGAAACGCTATCGGAAGGGTTTGTGACGTCGGCTCAGACTACCTGCGCTGGCACTACTCCCCACCCGTCCACCAACGACTGCAACAAtagaaaaagaggaagactGAAGCGAAGAGGGCGAGCTAGCTTAGAGTGCGGTGTAGAGAAGATGACTAGCACAAGGTGTTGATGCTTGCGGGTCTATTTTCAGGGGCATGTTTGACCACGTGACGGTATGCCTAACAGTGCAAAGGTGGGTGGATGTACGGCACGACAATGCGTACACAGAACCGATGTCAGAGTGCcagagaggaagcgagagaggcatacagggtggagggagacaaATCAGTGAGAGCACGAACACGCAGTGTCACGAGAGCGTCGCCGGGGGAAGGAACACGGCGAGGAAACCACAAAAGAGGTCGGGCGCGAGGCGACCACACAGAAAAGGCAAGCGAGGCCTGTTGGGTGTGCACTCCGTCTCCTCTTGTTTTCTTCCCATTGGCTATGTTGACGAGAGACAGGAGAATAAGTGTGTGAGGAAGGAGGCCCTTGACGATACAGCGCTAATGGCAATGAAGAGAGAATCACTGTGCACTCCTTTTTCCAAGAGCCGAGCCCACTATGCGTGCCGTCGGAATGAGATCTCGAAAGGTCATCCTCTGCTCCCACACGAGTGCCCCACCTCGgtgcacacagagaagaggagtcTCTCTACGCATGCTTGAAAGCATGATCGGCACGTAACTGTAGGTGCCTTTGGGTGGAGGATGGGGGGGTATCCTTGGGTACGGATGAGGGGGTGGCCAAAgggagtggtggtgaggcacacgtacacacacacacacacacgtagagGGGGGTGAAGAGACCGAGATGAAGCATCGCGCGaaacagcaaagaagaggaacGGGCAGTAGTGTGTATCCGAACGTGTGTAGGTGtgaggcaaagagagagggctggGAAAACGGTTGGGGTGGCGGCAAGGGTCCACTACAGTGGGAGAGGGCAGCCTTCCCCACCGGCTCTGGGCGAAGCGAGCGCTCCTGTGCGACGAAACATAATGGCACCCCATccgagcagcgacgcgctggTTACAAGGGCCACTCCTTGCAACACATACCGCGAGGATACAACCGCAGGACTCCCCAAAGCCCTCTCCCCGCCCAGTCGACCAGCCCACGTGTCGTCGGTGTCCACAGACGGGCCGGACTCGTGTCCGACAGAAGGCCACGGTGGAGCTGCGACAAGCAGCGGCGTACCCACTTGGCCGGTCAATGACGCCCatgcgctgcactgcacatCCCAGCCGACGCGGGGAGAAGGTTCGACCCACAGTGCGCCCCATGTCTGCCACAGCCATCGTATCCCatcggggtgggggtggacCGCGAGAGGCGCCGCAGAAGCTCCCGGCACACTTGCACGGTCTGCTGGTCGTGGTTGAAGCTGACGCTCATGAAGGTGTACTGCGTCCGGGTGGCCAGCTGCTCGCCCAGAGTGGTACCGAGCTTCATGGGTGTCCCGCTACGTTTGTGCAAACCAGGCGTCCGCACACGCccgtcccctctccccccccccccgggcCGGATCGACGGGCGCTGTCGCTCCAAACCGTCACCTCCCGCGTCCCCTGGGGCACGGTGTTCCGGCGAAGTCACTGCCGGGTTGCCGGTGAGAGCACGCGTGGCTGTACGCTGAGTTTCCGAGCACATACGGCAGCCCATTGGCAATCGTGTCAGTCAGACGATGGCGCCCGCCCCGCGGCCCTGCACCGAAAAGAGCGACGCCACTCCGGCGGTAAGGGTGGCTGAAAAGTGTGATGCCTTTGGAGGTCCATCTCAGGGCTGCCACGACCGCAAACACGGCAGCCAAGCGTTGCGCTGCATGTGGTGAgccgcaccatcgcctcgCACTTGTCCGAGCCGCTCTCAGTCCCCGCCCATGGGATGGAACCCCGGCGCGGTccacctcccttctccctcgccagCATCAATGGTACAAGCTAGCCCGCTGCGAGGCGCGAGTCCGCAGCCTCCAGATTCCCTGCACCTATGGGCGGTCGTGCATCGGTGCCCTAGAAGGTCCTCCTTGTCTCGTTCAGCGCCTGGGGCAATGGTTTGCCCACAGCCACCGAGATGGCGCCGAGGCGCGCTCGTGTCCCTGTTCGTGCGCCGGAGGGGCCGCACCAGCCCTCGGCAAAGTCGAGGCACGCGCCTGGTGCGCGTCTGCAGACTTCGCCTTCCTGCACTGCTCTCTACGCTCCTGCCATCCCTCCTGCTCGATGCCCGCCACAAGTTGCATAAGGAGAGTCGTCTTggtgcgcaggtgcgcctccCCCGCCGTCCCAccaggaggtggtgctgctccacaGAGCCTAATTCGGCCACAGTCATATTTCTCTCGTGCACCACTGGTGCCTCTGCATCGGTGTCGGCAAGCCCTGCACTCCCGACACCGTCGTCGTAAGCGCCTGGGTCCAGTCCCTCAGGAAGTACCTGGATGCGATCCGCACGGTGATGCTGGAGCAGTCACCAAGGGAGAGCGTCTTGCCTTTGGGTGCGGTGGTCACAGGCGTCGGGCCGCTCCACGAGGTCCCAGTCTGGTACGCGCACACCGAGCACGCTGCATGGTGGTGCGAGCTAGCGGCCTCAAGGTAGGGATCTGCATGCGGCATCTGAAGATCAGCGGTGAAGCCGCGACGCTACACGGACCACTCGTCGGGCATGCATtgctcttgtttttctttgtgggGAGCGAGAGCTGTGGAGATTGTGCCGTATAGGCGACCGCTCGTGGGTAGGACACTTCGGCGTATGAGCTAAGGAGCGGGGTCCACAAGAGATGAGCTCAGGCAGAAAAGCGAGCCTTGCGGCTGCCAAAGGGGATGACAGTAGAGGGAGTTGAAGGGAAGCGCACAAAGCGAATGATTTCATCGATGAGGCCCCCAGGGGTCACTGCAGCTCTCTTCGGCTTCCACGAGTTCTGTTCGTCCCTAAGGCTGGGGAACTCACTGCCCAGCCTAACCGCAAAGAAATCGAAAACAGAAACACTCGCGCAGGCATAAACGAGAAcgacaagaaaaagagagggagaccacacacacacgcacacacacacacaccaataCGTTCTACCCTTCGTTTGCTCAGTCTTACACGCGACCGCTATACTCTGCTCACTCACCCGCGACTGCAtacgcgcgtgcgtgtcaGTATCGCCTGTTGTATCACTCGATGACACCGCGTTTGGCCTACATACACAGTGGCGTAGCTGAAGGAGAAAAATCTCGCAACCGATGGTGACACACAAGACGTGAAGATCCCCACACAGGATAAACAGTACGTGTCAAGTTCATTGCGGCCTGCCCGTTGCTTCTCAAAACAGTCAAGAGGAATACAGACAGAGTAGTGTGAGAAGTACTGAAAAGAATTAAGGCGCCGTAGCACCGCTCatggggaaagaaaaaagacgATCGGCTCTGCGCAAGTCTATCCAGTGGAGTTGTGGGGGTGCCCCAAAGGCGAAGACGATAGCAAAAAAGAAGAACGAGAGACGAGAGGACAAGGGAAAAGTGTGAAGTAGAAGGGCAGCTAAGCGGCAGAAATGGAgtgcgaaaagaaaaaaatgtaAATACACAAAACTGAATGAGTGATGCAGAgctgcgtttttttttgtgcttgcgtgtatgtgtgtgtgtgtgtgatccCGCAAAAGGCTTTCACGAGGATCGCAGTAGCGATAACGGTGGCTTCTGAATGCTGCACGGGAGCAGATAGCTGAAGCGCTGATGATTCGATAGTACCTGCAAGAATCCAAtacgggaaaaaaaaagagaaacttAGCGGAGTACCTACGCAAAAGAGATCTGGGTCTATGAGCATGTGTATCGGCtggcgcgcatgtgtgtggggcACATCAATGTGCTGGTAGAAACGCGTCAAGGGGGGGAAAAGCACACTGAAAccaaacaaacgaaaaaggcAAATCAAAGCGTAAAGCAGAAGTCTCTCTGAATGGCTTCAGAAGCATcacacacaacagcaacagaTAAGAATAGCAAAGTGTAAAGAAGAGAGATCGCGTGTTTGGGCTAGCAGGACTAGAGGAAGTCTCGTTTTGTGGGCTTTGTTTGccaatttttttttcgcccCCGCGTTCGCTTTCAGCACGAACGCCCCGCACCTcgagccaaaaaaaaaaaagagaagagaagagaagagagcccCTTGAAGTGAGGTAGTGCAGCGAAATGCATAAACTCAacaacgaagaagagagcagcacgcggCCCCATGACAAAGCCGGCGAACAGCCCTCAccaataaaaaaaaaaaaatcgaTCGCACCGATCACTTCAAAAGCCAAGTGGTACCATCGATGGAGTGACAGACTGTCTAACACTTGTGGACGTGCCGGCAGGGTAAACGCCACGGCCTGGCGCCATTCCCGGGTACATGCCTTGACCGTAGTAGGCAGTACCGCCGCGTTGCCTCATTGCGTAGTTGCTGTCCATCATATTCATGTACGGGTCGTAGTCCGCGCCACCGCCCATAGGACCCGAGGAAGTcatcgcagccgcagccgacGCCGCCTGTTCTTGAGTAAGCATCATTTGATTGTAGTACATAGAGAGCAtggcttgctgctgctgaacgcTCAGCTCCATCGTCGAGCGTCGCAGCAGGTCGTACGCCTCCTTTGCCGCCTGCACGTTCGCGTACGCCACCTTCAGCTTCTTGCCGCCAATCTCAAACCGGTTCAGGCAGAACACGGCGTAGGTGGCAGAGAAGTAAAATCGGTACTTTACAAACCCATAGCCGCGACTCTCGCCGGTGATTTTATCGTAAATAATCTTTACACTCTCAATCCTGCCAAACTGGCCAAAGAGCTCACAGACCTGCTCCTCATTCATCAGTGGCGGGAGGTAGTTGACAATTAAATTGCGCAGCGCATCAGGGTCAAATGCGCAGCCACCAAACGTGCTGTGATCACCTGCAACGGCGGCAACGACCGACTCAGGGTTGCTGCGCTGTGCCGGCGACGAGCTGGGGCTTCGACTCTGTGTAAGCGACATGTTTCTCGAGTGTCCTTGTCGACGTATGCGACGGTGTATCCTGCTGCAGGGTGGttgtgtgggtatgtgtgaTGCAGTGAGTAACGCACGGAGAAAATAAAGAGAGACGatgagcgagcgagcgcacAAGACacagaaacgaaaaaagggCTAATATATCGGTTGCCCTTCGAGGGGGGGGTACAGCTGTGCTGTAGATACAGTGCCGCCGTAATCTTCTCCACACAAGAAAGAGACAGATGGGCGGAGCCCGTATACCCACGGGTCACTGCGAGTCAACCAATGcagaagaaaggggaaaaataCGAAACTATAAGAAGTGAAAGAAGTGAAATCACCAgtgaccaccaccacaacaacaaccgcaGAGATACACAAAGGCAAGAAGATCTGAGCAACccaaagagcgagaggaaaagaagtgaCGCACTAAGAAGGGGAGACGGAGATGGTGGAAAGTTGGCAACGAAAACGACCAGGCCAAGACgttacgcacacacacacacgcacacacaccagcgaaagggaagaaggggcaAGCAGCGGACGGCAGAAATGCactgagggaggagaagagcagacAAGAAACGAAGAGCAAAACACAAGTCAACTGCGCAGCTACAAAGTTTTTAAGAAGACTTTCGCACACGCATGTAGAGATCTCGACAAAGCTTTCTTGTTCGCTAAAATGTGGTACGCGCTAGTGTTTATGTATGTTTGTGTTAGTCAGCAACAGCTGTTGGTTTCTCTCGCAGcagccttttcttttctccttttctaCGTGTGCCACGTGAGAGTGAATCGAATTCGTTTGTGTTGatgtttgtttgcttcacTGCACGCGACCTCACTCTCCTCCAGcacgagaagaaagagaaaagagagtgagCGGGCAATCAAAAGAGAACAAGGAGAAGCGAAAGCAACCGAAAACGAGAGCTCcagagaggaaagacacgggggagagagggggaaaagggtATGTGGTACAACGCCAAAAAAGAGTACAGAAAAACCTCACAAGTAAAACAAAACTGCGTTGTTTGCACAATCACCTCCGTCTCTTCGTTTGTAAATAGCTcagcaaaagagagcaagaagaggggCACTTCACTGCTTGTTGTTGCCACTGTATGCCTGCTCGATTTATGTTATGTGCACTCGTCTTGTCTTCTTCCTTCGGCGAGAAGCACACCAACACCAGCAACAAAAGGccaaaagaaagaaaacagTTGAGACAACTCGCACTGgaagggagcgagagagagagagagcaaaacagaagcaaaaataataataaaagaAAATGCTGGTCGATTTCACACCAAcgttccctctctctctctgcgcaagGAGGAAATACTAATGAAGGAtgcaaaaagggggaaagagaaggctTCGCTCCACTGCCACGTGCGTGGGCAAACAGCTTTAGTTGTCTTCGATTATCTACGTACGTCTTATTCTTAATTACTTTGAGTGGGGATTGTGTGAGAGCGCACAGCGCAATAGGGGCACTCGAGATGAAGCGGGGTACACCTAGGTAGAAGACAAAAAGcgaggaaaggaaagcagaGCACCAATTTTCTATAAAGTTATATCATCCAGTACCCGTGCGCGGGAGTGTGTTGTTGTGGACGGGTGCGtttgcgcgtgcgctgcagcgtcctTTTGGGCACAGAAGGCGACTTACTTGCGTTATTTTCCTGTTTTCTGGTTCGTGCCCTGCCTCGTTGTTGCTGTCGTTGTTGAGGTCTTCCCTGTGGGCAGTTCCCCTGAAGATCGCCCTTCTGCGCTTCGTCTCTTCACTTTTctgcgctttttcttttgtgaAAACGCCCCGCATCACACGGGCGTCGCCCGATCGAAtcgaaaaaggaaagcgagaaagagagcatCAACGGTGGTgaaagacggagaggggaagggaagtCGGTGCGACCAATGATAACCCCCATCTCCctcctacccccccccctcctgtcATAATCCTCTCTCAGTATGAGTGAGGATTGTGACAGACAAGACACACAGTAGGGGAGAGGtaacgagaagaagagagagaaatgagaCTCACAAGAACTGCAAGCACAGCAGGACACaagagcacacacagacccaTTTTAGCAGGCACCTCATCCACAACGCTCCAGCGCATTACTAAAGCGCGAAGAAGAACGAAACAAAGTTCAGGTCAAAGAGGTGCGGCCTTAGCAGCGTTCGACCTCGGTGGCACTCCACCTCCTTATCCTCTCATCTGCGTGATCATCCCTTTCTATAGGGGTGTGATGGAAGAATCGAACCACTTCAACCAGAGCCGTGGGGGGAGACAAGAATGAAAGAGACGTCTCTCGCCATCTCGAGGAATTCCACTCACGACTTGCCAGTCTTCCTCGGTGATGTAGCGGCGAGTCCGACAATGTCGCAGAAGAGCTTGTTTGTGGACACTTCGGCGAAGGTGCCCTCGACGGCAACCTGACCCTTGTCCAGCACGATGATGTGGTCAGCCTTGCGTATCATGCTTAACTTATGCGCGAACATGAGCACcgtgtgctgccgcttcgagcccttcgcctcctcaATCAGGCGCGAGATGGCgtcctgcaccaccacctcactCTCGCTGTCGAGCGCAGATGTTGCCTCGTCCAATATGGTGATATGCGGATTGCGCAGCAGGGCACGCGCGATGGCGATACGCTGCTTCTGCCCGCCAGACAGGCTGCGACCGTTCTCGCCAACGAACGTATCGTACCCGTCTGGCAGAGCGGAAATGAAGTCGTGCGCGTTGGCCTTttgggcggcggtgacgataGTGAGGTAGAGCCAGCGATCGATCACGTCATCCCAGTTGCGGCCCGGCATGCCGTAGGCGATGTTCTGCGCGATGGACCCGCCAAACAGCACAGGCTCCTGCCCCACGTAGCCAATTTGCTCGTGTAGCCACTGTGAGCTGATGTCGCGGAGGTCGTGCCCACCAAGCTGCACCAAGCCAGCTGTCGGCTCGTACAgtttcagcagcagcatggcCAAGGACGACTTGccggagccgctgctgccgacaaCACACGTGCAGCGGGACGGCTCGATGGAAAGGTTTATATTTTTGTAGACAAACACCTCCGGCCGCGTCGGATAGGCAAAGGAGACATCCTTGAGCGTCACGCGCCAGTCGCACGGGACCGGCGTCAACTGCTTGCACGCCatctgctcctgctgcatcgTCTCGGATTTGTCTAAGATGTCGAAGAGCCTCAGTGAGGCGCCGTAGCCTTTGTTGATCTCGGTGACCAAATTTGTCAACCCCATGAGTCCCATACCGCAGTACA from Leishmania panamensis strain MHOM/PA/94/PSC-1 chromosome 25 sequence encodes:
- a CDS encoding RNA-binding protein, putative, UPB1 (TriTrypDB/GeneDB-style sysID: LpmP.25.0510) — encoded protein: MAQHMAPPPQQQQMPSQQQVYNPEPEALRNLMVNYIPTTVDEMQLRQLFERYGPIETVKIVCDRETRQSRGYGFVKYCSAASAQQAVNELNGFNILNKRLKVALAASGNQRQRPYNAAPPGANPAANMGYYGGNFAPTGYPQANPYAQQHMMAMQQQYMMQQSGQQPRQ
- a CDS encoding hypothetical protein (TriTrypDB/GeneDB-style sysID: LpmP.25.0520), encoding MEAVSATTRDGNETSWSVLSVLHVFHLAHVALTVDADSSSCVEEMSTAELVACVRRLLCMGQSHSSSVDSPAPKQEVSAPYVARALLLRLHRLVEAHERFLAWMRTRPSVAVTGTPDDAAAEDAFLADAAAFLHTLPPPDVLQASAPSPPKTERREASRRSSYAQLLSANLYAISTFVDVMVVAPPGTSPRTLTFSSLTLRRELRSLPQPIEAAALSLLYYLITLTVDVVESSVLCCCRVAGFHFAYEDEGSLVRFAQMSVDFPAATTSAVQLSASPSSCTYVSSLHALLYPVLQQEGSHLLERLLRCEQREAQCLGKTADADRIHRRLLARHVLRRLGHLFFHPLRADRTSAGMTSHTTAMAASDRTDAAIVTWMAEQLQRMIYLSSPTAERERSDDTSQGFSAALAGKEYRPCRFEAESLAELLRLLIAQIDADSSPLPSGGAYVCGCSNDSICSSTGSTVRPTSSTAEGVIDLPRMLEYLVLLSPVIEAAPAPGSGALARFPEREALMKARECVVRFSLHASPQ
- a CDS encoding RNA-binding protein, putative (TriTrypDB/GeneDB-style sysID: LpmP.25.0530) is translated as MSLTQSRSPSSSPAQRSNPESVVAAVAGDHSTFGGCAFDPDALRNLIVNYLPPLMNEEQVCELFGQFGRIESVKIIYDKITGESRGYGFVKYRFYFSATYAVFCLNRFEIGGKKLKVAYANVQAAKEAYDLLRRSTMELSVQQQQAMLSMYYNQMMLTQEQAASAAAAMTSSGPMGGGADYDPYMNMMDSNYAMRQRGGTAYYGQGMYPGMAPGRGVYPAGTSTSVRQSVTPSMVPLGF